In Duganella zoogloeoides, a single genomic region encodes these proteins:
- a CDS encoding alternative oxidase, with protein sequence MKTSDHIALDDHHAARNISDRIALGITLTLRFFADTFFAKRYGNRAIVLETVAAVPGMVGGMLVHLRCLRWMVDDNNWIRTLLDEAENERMHLMTFVEIAKPSWFERVVILVVQALFFMFFFLLYLVSARTAHRLVGYFEEQAVVSYTLYLEEIDAGRVENVPAPAIAIAYWNLPANARLRDVVVEVRKDEMGHRNVNHGYADALTPVSIDLKA encoded by the coding sequence ATGAAAACAAGTGACCACATCGCATTGGACGACCACCATGCCGCCCGCAACATTTCTGATCGCATCGCATTGGGGATCACCCTGACGCTGCGCTTTTTCGCCGACACCTTCTTCGCTAAGCGCTACGGCAACCGCGCCATCGTGCTGGAGACCGTCGCCGCAGTACCGGGCATGGTTGGTGGAATGCTGGTCCACCTGCGCTGCCTGCGCTGGATGGTGGATGACAACAACTGGATCCGTACGCTGCTGGACGAGGCTGAAAATGAACGCATGCACTTGATGACATTCGTCGAGATCGCCAAGCCCAGCTGGTTTGAACGCGTCGTGATCCTGGTTGTTCAGGCCCTGTTTTTTATGTTCTTCTTCCTGCTTTACCTGGTCTCTGCCCGTACGGCCCACCGCCTGGTCGGCTATTTTGAGGAACAAGCGGTGGTGAGCTATACACTCTACCTTGAAGAGATCGATGCTGGACGGGTTGAGAACGTGCCGGCGCCAGCGATCGCCATCGCTTACTGGAACCTGCCTGCAAATGCCCGCTTGCGTGACGTGGTAGTGGAAGTGCGCAAGGATGAAATGGGTCACCGCAATGTGAACCACGGATACGCCGATGCACTTACTCCTGTCAGCATCGACCTCAAAGCATAA
- a CDS encoding group III truncated hemoglobin codes for MAYHELTAASITMLVHQFYDDVRGDAELFPIFEAAIGADWAPHLDRMVDFWATVMLGTKSFQGNVFGKHMLLQGVTSEHFVRWLAKFKAVSSRLFRPEIAAQFHMTAERIATSLEYGFFGEKDFAPPTLHRRNNLPGTSVI; via the coding sequence ATGGCATATCACGAACTCACTGCCGCATCGATAACGATGCTTGTCCATCAGTTTTATGACGATGTACGGGGCGACGCAGAGCTTTTCCCAATCTTCGAGGCTGCCATCGGCGCGGACTGGGCGCCGCATCTCGACCGCATGGTCGACTTCTGGGCGACGGTGATGTTGGGAACAAAAAGCTTCCAGGGGAATGTCTTCGGCAAACACATGCTGCTGCAAGGAGTCACCAGCGAACACTTTGTGCGCTGGCTTGCCAAATTCAAGGCGGTCAGCAGCCGTCTGTTCAGGCCGGAAATCGCAGCGCAATTCCACATGACCGCTGAGCGAATTGCAACTTCACTCGAGTATGGATTCTTCGGCGAAAAAGACTTCGCACCGCCAACTCTGCACCGTAGAAATAACCTGCCTGGAA